The Arachis hypogaea cultivar Tifrunner chromosome 19, arahy.Tifrunner.gnm2.J5K5, whole genome shotgun sequence genome has a window encoding:
- the LOC112777044 gene encoding protein PHOSPHATE STARVATION RESPONSE 1 isoform X1: MSSSFPVLPTSAAQASSINSNIRSVGHMFSTPADFPDDGVPFPTASEIHSTTQASQPLRQIDDVSWGADLFDNILLFPDNNNAPFQNDHTVYSAPYTSSDNPKAVDFEWVDPFMSDDDPLQLNWNQFVSDTNVAEPKPKESQLSIQQQVPPVEANGLPDSVSTAPQTKQRMRWTPELHEAFVEAVNQLGGSEKATPKGVLNLMRVEGLTIYHVKSHLQKYRTARYKPEPSEGAPEKKLTDSIEEMKPLDLKTSKGITEALRLQMELQKRLHEQLEIQRKLQIQIEDQGKRLQMMFEKQIEGSSSAPLSSTGLHTNENSEPQNDDNDKQEPGDEQLIAPPPKRVKSL; this comes from the exons ATGTCTTCATCTTTTCCTGTTCTTCCTACATCTGCAGCGCAGGCTTCATCAATAAACTCCAACATCAGAAGTGTTGGTCACATGTTCTCAACCCCTGCTGATTTCCCTGATGATGGCGTGCCATTTCCCACCGCTTCCGAAATCCATTCAACAACACAAGCTTCTCAGCCGCTGCGACAAATTGATGATGTTTCCTGGGGAGCGGATCTGTTCGACAATATTCTTCTGTTTCCTGATAATAACAACGCTCCTTTCCAGAATGATCATACAGTATATAGTGCTCCATACACATCCAGTGATAATCCAAAGGCTGTTGATTTTGAGTGGGTTGATCCCTTCATGTCTGATGATGATCCTCTTCAGCTGAATTGGAACCAGTTTGTCAGTGATACCAATGTAGCAGAGCCAAAACCAAAG GAAAGTCAGTTATCAATACAGCAGCAAGTGCCACCTGTTGAAGCTAACGGTCTTCCAGACTCTGTCTCAACCGCACCCCAAACTAAGCAAAGAATGCGTTGGACTCCGGAGCTTCATGAGGCCTTTGTGGAGGCAGTGAATCAGCTTGGTGGTAGTGAGA AGGCTACTCCAAAGGGAGTCTTGAACCTAATGAGAGTTGAAGGCCTTACCATATATCATGTGAAAAGCCACCTTCAG AAATATAGAACTGCCCGATACAAACCTGAGCCATCAGAAG GAGCTCCTGAGAAAAAGTTGACGGATTCAATTGAAGAAATGAAGCCTCTAGACTTAAAAAC GAGTAAGGGGATAACTGAAGCATTGAGATTGCAGATGGAACTTCAAAAGCGGCTTCATGAACAACTTGAG ATACAAAGAAAGTTGCAGATTCAAATTGAAGACCAAGGGAAGCGTCTTCAGATGATGTTTGAGAAACAGATAGAGGGCTCGTCCTCTGCTCCACTATCAAGCACGGGGCTACATACAAATGAAAATTCAGAACCCCAGAACGACGACAATGATAAACAGGAACCCGGAGACGAGCAGTTGATTGCGCCTCCCCCAAAACGGGTTAAAAGTTTATGA
- the LOC112777044 gene encoding protein PHOSPHATE STARVATION RESPONSE 1 isoform X2, translating to MFSTPADFPDDGVPFPTASEIHSTTQASQPLRQIDDVSWGADLFDNILLFPDNNNAPFQNDHTVYSAPYTSSDNPKAVDFEWVDPFMSDDDPLQLNWNQFVSDTNVAEPKPKESQLSIQQQVPPVEANGLPDSVSTAPQTKQRMRWTPELHEAFVEAVNQLGGSEKATPKGVLNLMRVEGLTIYHVKSHLQKYRTARYKPEPSEGAPEKKLTDSIEEMKPLDLKTSKGITEALRLQMELQKRLHEQLEIQRKLQIQIEDQGKRLQMMFEKQIEGSSSAPLSSTGLHTNENSEPQNDDNDKQEPGDEQLIAPPPKRVKSL from the exons ATGTTCTCAACCCCTGCTGATTTCCCTGATGATGGCGTGCCATTTCCCACCGCTTCCGAAATCCATTCAACAACACAAGCTTCTCAGCCGCTGCGACAAATTGATGATGTTTCCTGGGGAGCGGATCTGTTCGACAATATTCTTCTGTTTCCTGATAATAACAACGCTCCTTTCCAGAATGATCATACAGTATATAGTGCTCCATACACATCCAGTGATAATCCAAAGGCTGTTGATTTTGAGTGGGTTGATCCCTTCATGTCTGATGATGATCCTCTTCAGCTGAATTGGAACCAGTTTGTCAGTGATACCAATGTAGCAGAGCCAAAACCAAAG GAAAGTCAGTTATCAATACAGCAGCAAGTGCCACCTGTTGAAGCTAACGGTCTTCCAGACTCTGTCTCAACCGCACCCCAAACTAAGCAAAGAATGCGTTGGACTCCGGAGCTTCATGAGGCCTTTGTGGAGGCAGTGAATCAGCTTGGTGGTAGTGAGA AGGCTACTCCAAAGGGAGTCTTGAACCTAATGAGAGTTGAAGGCCTTACCATATATCATGTGAAAAGCCACCTTCAG AAATATAGAACTGCCCGATACAAACCTGAGCCATCAGAAG GAGCTCCTGAGAAAAAGTTGACGGATTCAATTGAAGAAATGAAGCCTCTAGACTTAAAAAC GAGTAAGGGGATAACTGAAGCATTGAGATTGCAGATGGAACTTCAAAAGCGGCTTCATGAACAACTTGAG ATACAAAGAAAGTTGCAGATTCAAATTGAAGACCAAGGGAAGCGTCTTCAGATGATGTTTGAGAAACAGATAGAGGGCTCGTCCTCTGCTCCACTATCAAGCACGGGGCTACATACAAATGAAAATTCAGAACCCCAGAACGACGACAATGATAAACAGGAACCCGGAGACGAGCAGTTGATTGCGCCTCCCCCAAAACGGGTTAAAAGTTTATGA